From Triticum urartu cultivar G1812 chromosome 2, Tu2.1, whole genome shotgun sequence, a single genomic window includes:
- the LOC125535053 gene encoding uncharacterized protein LOC125535053, which translates to MDGGGGVGGSGGGEYGNLNDPIPSPTRSATADGGGEDVVEGSPPPFKIRKLGAPGTSSILAEDQSGAMAARDGKIGVERMDSEEAIESMAARGGHVDTEMTQFKYGEVADEELRKDKMNGGKSKQQIKNPEEGDVEMDLGKSNSIISEQEIKELCAQMDEMVAFMNYRIIPSAPLICSSSSKETKDEHDKAPQSGIDGILQRLADVRRDMSKLKLELTPFRHKYPYEKVLTSSEEREKRIKSRLEYEKMDNKEKARRQMEFDASDFEGYCQGLTSFVEHFEFITLVSPMHFTYYTPRQIPHYLATYGTTLQILSFKIANIDLDLKWPLKVYGVVAARDNVDRRRNILFLRERGNFQEITQEKPFLCLTGPSRAILAKDPVDLEVQLKLKGTTESEDRVLITKRCQYSGYHTDNGLYTLTLNNRICTTELSLQQLYCQSVQATFLHVGGFVKGNTSPFIHGGRVACSSPPHGGQGLLLTTSWRPRNCPAHPSCVA; encoded by the exons atggatggcggcggcggcgtcggcggcagcggcggcggcgagtaTGGCAATCTCAACGACCCCATCCCTTCCCCCACAAGATCTGCGACGGCGGATGGCGGCGGGGAAGATGTCGTGGAGGGGAGCCCTCCGCCGTTCAAAATCCGCAAGCTGGGCGCTCCGGGTACGAGTTCAATTCTCGCTGAGGATCAGAGTGGGGCCATGGCTGCCAGGGACGGCAAGATCGGCGTCGAGCGGATGGATTCGGAAGAGGCCATTGAGTCGATGGCTGCCAGAGGCGGGCATGTGGATACAGAGATGACCCAATTCAAGTATGGCGAGGTTGCGGATGAGGAGCTTCGGAAGGACAAGATGAACGGAGGCAAATCAAAGCAGCAGATCAAGAACCCGGAGGAGGGGGATGTGGAGATGGACCTAGGCAAATCAAACTCCATTATCTCTGAGCAGGAGATCAAGGAGCTCTGTGCGCAGATGGACGAGATG GTCGCTTTTATGAATTACAGGATCATACCTTCAGCCCCACTCAtctgcagcagcagcagcaaggaGACGAAAGATGAACATGACAAGGCACCACAGTCGGGGATTGACGGCATCTTACAGCGGCTAGCTGATGTGCGCCGTGACATGTCCAAGCTCAAATTGGAACTGACCCCTTTCCGGCACAAGTATCCTTATGAGAAGGTGCTGACTTCTTcagaggagagggagaagaggaTCAAGTCCAGGCTGGAATATGAGAAGATGGATAATAAGGAGAAGGCCAGGAGGCAGATGGAGTTTGACGCGAGTGACTTTGAGGGCTACTGTCAAGGCTTGACATCTTTTGTTGAACACTTTGAATTCATAA CCCTAGTGAGCCCCATGCACTTTACATACTACACGCCCAGACAGATCCCACACTATCTTGCTACCTACGGGACCACCTTGCAGATCTTGTCTTTTAAAATTGCCAACATCGATTTGGACCTCAAATGGCCACTCAAAGTGTATGGTGTCGTCGCCGCACGAGACAATGTGGATCGTAGACGCAATATTCTCTTCTTGAGGGAAAGGGGGAACTTCCAAGAGATCACCCAAGAA AAACCCTTCTTGTGTTTGACTGGCCCATCTCGTGCAATTTTGGCTAAGGACCCTGTTGACCTTGAAGTCCAACTAAAACTTAAAGGCACAACAGAGTCTGAAGACAGAGTGTTGATCACTAAAAGATGCCAGTACAGTGGCTATCATACCGATAATGGTTTATATACTCTTACCTTGAATAACCGTATTTGCACAACAGAGTTAAGCCTGCAGCAACTGTACTGTCAATCAGTCCAAGCAACTTTCTTGCATGTCGGTGGCTTTGTTAAAGGCAATACATCCCCTTTCATTCATGGAGGCCGAGTTGCCTGCTCCTCACCACCTCATGGAGGCCAAGGCCTGCTCCTCACCACCTCATGGAGGCCAAGGAACTGCCCCGCCCACCCAAGTTGTGTTGCTTGA